Proteins found in one Methanomassiliicoccus sp. genomic segment:
- a CDS encoding helix-turn-helix domain-containing protein, producing the protein MPSGHPLSEEQRRFIDEHIEDMFINQIARELQVARKTVKRYIKRKQAS; encoded by the coding sequence ATGCCCTCCGGACATCCCCTCAGCGAGGAGCAGCGCAGATTCATCGACGAGCACATCGAGGACATGTTCATCAATCAGATCGCCCGGGAGCTCCAGGTGGCAAGGAAGACGGTCAAGCGGTACATCAAGCGCAAGCAGGCCTCTTGA